In Penaeus vannamei isolate JL-2024 chromosome 4, ASM4276789v1, whole genome shotgun sequence, a single window of DNA contains:
- the LOC138861599 gene encoding uncharacterized protein, translated as MFKSEEDRVHGNDLEKSAPTSNIVLNGKTLKQVEKFKYLITTLITTDARRTSEISCRISQAKAAFQTIGNILASRKISMNVRKRVLNTYVYPILMYSSEIWNINKHQKRLEATEMWFLRWMLRISYKDHVKNEDVLKRAETSSSQLNHIRIRQATFFGRIMRQLGMEHTVTTGKICGKRDRGRQREKMLDGLTAWLQTSDPSSTIASVWNGEEWRTMIAEAAKHGT; from the coding sequence ATGTTTAAAAGTGAAGAAGACAGAGTGCATGGCAATGACCTAGAAAAAAGTGCACCTACAAGCAACATAGTACTGAATGGCAAGACATTAAAGCAGGTAGAAAAATTCAAATACCTAATAACAACCCTAATAACAACAGACGCTAGACGTACTTCCGAAATTAGCTGTAGAATTTCCCAGGCAAAAGCTGCTTTTCAAACAATAGGGAACATCCTGGCAAGCAGAAAGATCTCTATGAATGTCAGGAAGAGGGTTCTTAACACCTATGTCTATCCGATTCTAATGTATTCCTCTGAAATATGGAACATTAACAAACATCAGAAGAGACTAGAGGCTACCGAAATGTGGTTTCTACGCTGGATGCTCCGAATATCCTACAAGGATCATGTCAAGAACGAAGATGTGCTGAAAAGGGCTGAAACATCAAGCTCCCAACTTAACCACATCAGAATACGCCAAGCAACATTCTTTGGGCGCATCATGCGACAGCTTGGAATGGAGCACACTGTAACCACTGGAAAGATCTGcggtaagagagacagagggagacagcgagagaagatGCTGGACGGCCTCACGGCTTGGCTACAGACATCAGACCCTTCCAGCACCATCGCCAGTGTCTGGAATGGAGAAGAATGGAGAACCATGATCGCCGAAGCTGCAAAGCATGGCACTTGA
- the LOC113829026 gene encoding nose resistant to fluoxetine protein 6 gives MTVRFFLLLLVQALAMSVAAVSIPAHSSHIITTFRWMLGKHYYPTPSTSLGVKLDVSSSLCLAHSALALASDQPWSLSMWDASGKMTDGVAAGATEARGHAGLCKSVSAEFPGTVASHLHEHRHNMTRHDLALNYLNSDALLLENTVLKGRYCLVSVRDQKSGKSAGGSSQMFASLAGKYGNTYATCIPDTCTAALLQTSLRDQWDEDIVVSVACEGEEEDYFSLPDFGFLSLTLVLVILAVWATALDLQKPCDKSSGCFCTSGRKILHCFSLVQNGPRILSVPVTPNQHQTLDGLRVVSMAWVILAHRYMLFLVSASNPNDILQHMTNWRYWWVFNAYPSVDTFFFISAFLVSVYLKERLHSFTFTGFYVQRYLRLVPTMLYTVWGCGTVLRHLGSGLVWDRTYQDMFGQPCTSSAWYNLLFINNFNDSGDMCLGHLWSLAVEWQFFLVTPLVLIPLYRWPTWRFRWFPLVAMLILSIVVPAVITITKDLPPTASFWEHQSTQMYYNHIYMAPWCRAGPYCVGLAAGWLYHWMAENSITLKPTWIRAGKIMSFVVVASVLTGPSFLTGQGRYWAALYSSLSRPAWGCVIAFFVLNTARGKPGVIAQFFSHPMLAPLCKVSYCMYLVSLPLQTMTTGMAHKNHYDQLTAVYLVVGDLVFSYGASLVLALVVESPCTRLLSLLTSGKLFQRSQPPRPQAKTSVKEAPKRPSNTQELVRATLAPTFSCVRYRNL, from the exons ATGACAGTCCgtttcttccttctgcttctcgtCCAGGCGCTAGCGATGAGCGTCGCGGCAGTCTCCATCCCCGCCCACAGCAGCCACATCATCACCACGTTCAG GTGGATGCTTGGGAAACACTACTACCCAACCCCGTCGACCTCCCTTGGCGTGAAGCTTGACGTCTCCTCGAGTCTGTGCCTGGCGCACTCGGCTCTCGCCCTCGCCTCAGACCAGCCGTGGAGCCTCTCTA TGTGGGATGCGAGTGGGAAGATGACGGACGGCGTGGCAGCAGGCGCCACTGAGGCTCGCGGCCACGCTGGCTTATGCAAGAGCGTTAGTGCTGAATTTCCTGGGACTGTGGCCTCCCATCTGCATGAACACCGGCACAATATGACTCGCCATGATCTTGCCCTGAACTACTTAAACTCTGATGCACTCCTGCTCGAAAACACTGTACTGAAAGGCCGCTACTGTCTTGTATCCGTCAG AGATCAAAAGAGTGGTAAAAGTGCAGGAGGATCATCCCAGATGTTTGCCTCCCTGGCTGGGAAATACGGGAACACGTATGCCACGTGCATACCAGACACCTGTACTGCAGCCTTACTTCAG ACATCTTTGCGAGACCAATGGGATGAAGATATAGTTGTGAGTGTCGcatgcgaaggagaggaagaggattattTCAGCCTTCCAGACTTCGGGTTCTT GTCATTGACATTGGTGCTCGTGATCCTGGCGGTGTGGGCCACGGCCTTGGACCTCCAAAAGCCTTGCGACAAATCTTCTGGATGTTTTTGTACTTCAG GTCGTAAGATACTTCACTGCTTCTCCTTGGTGCAGAACGGACCTCGCATTCTCTCAGTACCAGTCACACCAAACCAACACCAAACCCTTGATGGATTAAG AGTTGTTAGCATGGCGTGGGTCATCCTTGCACACCGCTACATGCTGTTCCTCGTCTCTGCCTCCAATCCCAACGACATTCTGCAA CATATGACAAACTGGCGGTACTGGTGGGTGTTTAATGCCTACCCTTCAGTGGACACCTTCTTCTTCATATCTGCATTTCTGGTCTCTGTATACCTGAAGGAGCGACTTCACAGCTTCACTTTCACTGGCTTTTACGTACAGCGATACTTGAG GCTTGTGCCCACAATGCTGTATACAGTGTGGGGGTGTGGGACAGTGCTGCGCCATCTGGGTTCAGGCCTCGTCTGGGATCGTACATACCAGGACATGTTTGGGCAGCCGTGTACCTCTAGTGCCTGGTATAATTTACTCTTCATCAACAACTTCAATGACTCCGGTGACATG TGTCTAGGACACCTCTGGTCGTTGGCAGTAGAGTGGCAGTTCTTCCTCGTGACGCCTTTGGTTCTCATTCCGCTGTACCGCTGGCCAACCTGGCGCTTCCGCTGGTTCCCGTTGGTAGCAATGCTCATCCTCTCAATTGTGGTGCCCGCTGTTATCACAATTACCAAAGACCTGCCTCCTACAGCGTCATTCTGGGAACATCAGTCTACACA AATGTATTACAACCACATCTACATGGCGCCGTGGTGTCGGGCTGGACCATATTGTGTGGGCCTAGCAGCCGGTTGGCTATACCACTGGATGGCAGAAAACAGCATTACACTCAAGCCA ACGTGGATACGAGCTGGCAAAATCATGAGTTTTGTTGTGGTTGCCTCCGTGCTTACCGGTCCAAGCTTCCTGACTGGACAAGGTCGATACTGGGCAGCCCTCTACTCGTCTCTGTCAAGACCCGCCTGGGGCTGTGTCATAGCCTTCTTCGTGCTTAACACCGCCAGAGGCAAGCCAG GTGTGATTGCGCAGTTTTTCTCCCACCCGATGCTGGCTCCCTTATGCAAGGTGTCCTACTGCATGTACCTGGTTTCCCTTCCACTGCAGACAATGACTACTGGGATGGCACATAAAAACCATTACGATCAACTAACAGCA GTGTACCTGGTGGTTGGCGACCTCGTGTTCAGCTATGGCGCAAGCCTTGTTCTTGCTCTGGTCGTAGAATCCCCTTGCACGCGCCTGCTGTCGCTTCTGACATCAG GAAAGCTCTTCCAGCGTAGCCAGCCGCCAAGGCCTCAGGCCAAGACAAGTGTGAAGGAGGCACCCAAGAGGCCTAGTAATACCCAGGAGCTCGTGAGGGCAACACTTGCCCCGACTTTCAGCTGTGTCAGATACAGAAACCTGTAA